Genomic segment of Neoarius graeffei isolate fNeoGra1 chromosome 7, fNeoGra1.pri, whole genome shotgun sequence:
TTTAAAAATGTCTGGTGAGATAAGAGCTGTTTATatgtgctataacataagtgctaACAGGAGCTATCTTGTTTGGcagacattaaatgtaactataaatggataaaaagtatggcaTCTTTCTGTAATTAAAAAATTAatcgttggcaaattgctgtggtataagaggaataaaacactttgataAATGCTGCagtaggaaaataattaactgttgattattttcccataacacttATCATGTTATATTTGGTATTTAGCAGCCATCTGCTCGTGAAGTCTGATGTCAGTAGCCATTTCTGGAGCCAAATGCCCCTTCAGTATTGTCACTGTAGACACTTTGTTGGTAGATTTGGCTAATTTTCTTTAGACCCTTTTAGcaactttttatttaaaaaaaaaaaactagtggggcggcacggtggtgtagtggttagcgctgtcgcctcacagcaagaaggtcctgggtttgagccccggggccggcgagggcctttctgtgtggagtttgcatgttctccccgtgtccgcgtgggtttcctccgggtgctccggtttcccccacagtccaaagacatgcaggttaggttaactggtgactctaaattgaccgtaggtgtgaatgtgagtgtgaatggttgtctgtgtctatgtgtcagccctgtgatgacctggcgacttgtccagggtgtaccccgcctttcgcccgtagtcagctgggataggctccagcttgcctgcaaccctgtagaacaggataaagcggctagagataatgagatgagatgaaaaactagTGACAAATCTAACAACTTTTTCAGCACACATTAGTGACTACCTTGAACTCAATATGGCTCTGCAGCTCATGTCACAGCTGCTGTTTATATGAATGTACAAAGCAGGTTGGCTGGACTTGGTGTAACTCCTCACTTGTGCTTGCCACcagtcactgataaccatggtccccccgaccaatcactgatcaccgcaGTTTGTCCCACCCTCTTGCCTCTTTATTCAtcattttaaacttttttttttagatattgcattTTATAAGTACTAAAAGCAAGTAAACATTTTCCTTCATGGCAGTTGCATGATTCTTTTGGACTCAGATGATCTATACAAACAACGAGGGACACAGCACTGTGCCATGTCACGAAGATGAGGCATGGCCCTGGAAATATGGTCATTACATCACGACTTAACACGCAGATTGCATTTATACCTCATATTGGTTTGGTGCGAAGTGTACTTTTTGCCTTTGTGGAATATTTAAAACTGTAATGATATACAAGTTGTACTTCTCATACCTTTTCAATATTTTTCTAATTTTCTCATCAGTCGGGAGACATATAATGCTCTGACCAACTGGTTGACAGATGCTAGGATGTTAGCCAGTCAGAACATCGTTATCATCCTGTGTGGCAATAAGAAGGATCTGGATGCTGATCGGGAGGTCACCTTTCTGGAGGCATCTCGTTTTGCTCAGGAGAATGGTGCGTCTGCCTGATTAAAAATATACAAATCTCGAGTATATACACTGCATCCTACTAAAAccacgttttaaactttactgtctatgcatattaattaaaaaaatccaTATTAAGATTGTATTTTAAGTTTTATTTAGATTTTCAAAATATTAAATCCAGTATTGTATAAATAAGTATTCTTTTGGGCTATTTTTATCTCTTGTGTAGTTTTAACTGTTTTAAAAGTCATGTCACAATTATTACTGAGAACTTTGCACCACAAGAGGCCACTGCAGGATTGTAAATTAGCTCTAACATCCCAGGGACTACCAGGTTCTTATTTCAGTGAAGGGTGCCCCACTCCCACCCCCCTCCAGAAGAAACCTGACCAAGATGGAAAACGGCCAACGAATGTATTCAAAACCAATATCAAATCAGACCACTGGAGGTTTACCTACAATGTTGTTTAATTCATAAAATAAAGCTTATATATTTGTGTACTCTAGAGCTCATGTTTCTTGAGACCAGTGCTTTAACAGGGGAAAACGTGGAAGAGGCCTTTGTCCAGTGTGCACGCAAAATCCTCAACAAAATAGAATCAGGTAAAAAGCACAGAGTCCAGATGGAATCAGTGTGCCATGTAATTTAGGATGTCCTCTTCTAATAGGATTTTGTTGTGCTGGTCAGGTGAGCTGGATCCAGAACGGATGGGTTCAGGGATTCAGTATGGCGATGCAGCGCTACGGCAGCTTCGTTCCCCGAGACGAGCTCAGGCTGAGAGCGTGCAGGAGTGTGGATGTTAGAGCCCTACAGCGAGGTGAGACCAAACTTTTAAAATTAGTGGTTCCTCATATGTGAATAACCAGAACACAGGTCTGTGGAATTTCTTCAGCTGTGTTGGGCTGCATAAATACGGCTGAATAAAGAAAATATTTTCCAAGTGCATAAGTGTACCTCTGGCATTCTGAATCCAGGCAACTGAGACAAACTCTGTCACCTTTGCCTCGCAGATATAGTCGATGCACTGGAGATGGATTGCTGCTCTTATGCACAGCTCTTTAAACACTACACTCGCTAAAAATAGTAAGGCTTTCTAGAATTTTCATAAGGGATATAATAGGTCACATTCAGATATTTCAGATCTGTTCTTCGTTTAGTAGTAGAAGTGTGTACACGTTTGCATCTTGCTTGTGGCAGGATTTAACTCCATCTAACAGTGTGCCTGAAATATCTTAGTATTTTTGCACCAAACAATTTTTATTGCTAATTTCATTCAGTGATTGATCAATTTAAAATTATGTATTAATATATGTAAGAAAATAGAAAGCATTTTTGAGTCTCATTGTCTCTGCTGTTTGCATTCATAGTTTCAGTGTTACCTTTTTGGGATTGTTTTTAAGGCTGAATTTGACATTGTAGAGTACTGTATAATATGACCGATAGTCACCTAAAAGTATTACTATATGTAGTACTTAATAATACTTAAGTTATAATATCTGACTACTTAAAACCAGAAACAAGTAAGACATTTCTGTGAAGGGTATCAGGCTGAAGTCTGGGAGGGTCAACATGTGTTGACCAGATTTAGCCCACCAGCACCAAATTAGCAAAATTTGATGTCTGTAAGAAGTGAAATTTTAGAGTGAAAATATAAATCAATCTTTCTAGGACTGTAGGCACCCCATGATTGGAGTTTAACACTCCTAGTCTATTATAATGACCTGTCCTATATGATTTCCCTTCCCTTTCCCTCTTGTCTGTAAAAGGATGTTGGTGGTAGCAGCTCAACAGCATCTGTTCTGTATTT
This window contains:
- the rab4a gene encoding ras-related protein Rab-4A, producing the protein MSETYDFLFKFLVIGNAGTGKSCLLHQFIEKKFKDDSNHTIGVEFGSKIINVVNKFVKLQIWDTAGQERFRSVTRSYYRGAAGALLVYDITSRETYNALTNWLTDARMLASQNIVIILCGNKKDLDADREVTFLEASRFAQENELMFLETSALTGENVEEAFVQCARKILNKIESGELDPERMGSGIQYGDAALRQLRSPRRAQAESVQECGC